From the Candidatus Hydrogenedentota bacterium genome, the window AAGCCGACCGGGTTCTTCTATCTGGACCACCGCACCGTCGATGGTGTGCATGCCCTGATTGTCGATACCCATGTGACCCCGGGCAATATTCATGACAGCCAGCCCTACCTCGCCCGCCTGGATCGGGTCAGGGAACGCTTTGATCTGGCCGTGGGGGCCGTCGGGCTGGATGCCGGGTATTTCACGCCACACGTCTGCAAGGGCATTCTCGAGCGGGGGCTGTTTGGCGTGATGGGCTACAAGCGTCCGACGCATCGTGATGGT encodes:
- a CDS encoding IS5/IS1182 family transposase, which produces MAELDAAIEADRAAAGKKPLKRDDDDATPPMKGLEVSTVDPGAGFMARDNKPTGFFYLDHRTVDGVHALIVDTHVTPGNIHDSQPYLARLDRVRERFDLAVGAVGLDAGYFTPHVCKGILERGLFGVMGYKRPTHRDG